The Glandiceps talaboti chromosome 9, keGlaTala1.1, whole genome shotgun sequence genome window below encodes:
- the LOC144439762 gene encoding ATP-dependent DNA helicase PIF1-like: MDETDEGVNIGNRAILAATSDVGDNINSKVMDIFPSTDSETYYSADSVSDEQQARLYPVEFLNSLTPSGVPPHKLHLKKHAPIMLIRNLSPSQGLLSGTRLKIVSLGKHIIEAIITTGKHVGQSVFLPRVIITPSDSELPFDLKGRQFPIRPAFALTINKAQGQTLEYIGLELTEPVFTYGQCAHVIFGTFVLQVDSNTGAN; the protein is encoded by the coding sequence ATGGATGAAACTGATGAGGGTGTAAATATAGGTAATAGAGCTATCTTAGCAGCAACTAGTGATGTTGGTGACAATATTAATTCAAAAGTAATGGACATATTTCCTTCCACAGACTCTGAAACATATTACAGTGCAGACTCTGTGTCAGATGAACAACAAGCTAGATTATATCCAGTAGAATTTCTTAATTCTCTAACACCATCTGGAGTTCCCCCACATAAACTTCATTTGAAAAAACATGCACCAATTATGCTTATAAGAAATTTGAGCCCATCACAAGGCCTTTTGAGTGGAACTAGGCTAAAAATTGTAAGTCTTGGTAAGCATATAATTGAAGCTATTATCACAACTGGAAAACATGTTGGACAATCTGTATTCCTTCCGAGAGTTATAATAACACCATCAGACTCGGAATTACCATTTGATCTCAAAGGGCGCCAATTTCCAATTCGACCTGCATTTGCCCTGACAATAAACAAAGCCCAGGGACAAACTCTAGAGTACATTGGACTAGAACTTACAGAACCCGTATTCACATACGGTCAGTGTGCTCATGTAATATTTGGGACTTTCGTTCTGCAAGTAGATTCAAACACGGGTGCaaattaa
- the LOC144439763 gene encoding uncharacterized protein LOC144439763 produces the protein MKRDNFNVLLRCGKLFHQCVIDQYAKIEQERLNYRRFHQTELRAELYQGLTDAVAAGDLTVATIGTKIILPSSFIGGPRNMHQLYQDSMAIVRRYGKPDLFVTFTCNPRWPEIKDNILPGQQITVRPDVIVRACHLKSKEFINEIVHREICGKVLAFGNVIEFQKRGLPHLHMLIILQPSAKPKSPSDYDKFVSAEIPDPNLLPTLHQVVTSHMIHGQCGQINKNSPCMRDNKCTKRFPKEFSSCNVANPHGYPIYRRRDQHIEIEKHGAILDNRWIVPYNPYLSTKYQAHINVEICSSVTAVKYLYKYVYKGHDRIIAGLQQDTQQCMDEIQRFIDARYVSATEACWRIFHYDLHDRSTSIHRLTVRSPGRERVSYREGHATQAIQRLKDTLTAWFKAIDKFPEAKHTPYHNFPEHFTWNATSSEWKPRKQRHAIGRLYQANPTEGERFFL, from the exons ATGAAAAGAGACAACTTCAATGTTTTGTTGCGATGTGGAAAACTTTTCCATCAGTGTGTAATTGACCAATATGCTAAAATTGAGCAAGAGCGCCTTAACTACCGTAGATTTCATCAGACTGAATTGAGGGCTGAGCTTTACCAAGGGCTGACAGATGCAGTAGCAGCAGGTGATTTAACAGTTGCAACTATTGGCACAAAAATTATCTTGCCTTCCTCCTTCATTGGTGGGCCTAGAAATATGCATCAACTTTACCAAGATTCAATGGCTATAGTACGTCGATATGGCAAGCCAGATTTATTTgtcacttttacatgtaatcctAGATGGCCAGAGATAAAAGATAATATTTTACCAGGGCAGCAAATCACTGTTCGTCCTGATGTAATAGTTCGAGCATGTCATCTCAAGTCTAAGGAATTTATTAACGAGATCGTTCATCGGGAAATATGTGGAAAAGTTTTAGCATTTGGAAATGTCATTGAATTCCAAAAGAGAGGActacctcatttacatatgctGATAATACTGCAGCCATCAGCAAAACCCAAATCACCATCAGATTATGATAAGTTTGTGTCTGCAGAAATTCCAGATCCAAACTTGCTACCAACATTACACCAAGTTGTCACAAGTCACATGATTCATGGACAATGtggacaaataaataaaaatagtcCCTGTATGAGAGATAACAAGTGCACCAAGAGGTTTCCGAAAGAGTTTTCTTCATGCAACGTTGCAAATCCACATGGTTATCCAATATACAGAAGGCGCGATCAACATATAGAGATAGAGAAGCATGGTGCAATATTAGACAACAGATGGATAGTTCCATACAACCCATACCTAAGTACTAAATACCAAGCTCATATCAATGTTGAAATCTGTTCGTCTGTGACTGCAGTGAAGTACCTCTACAAGTATGTGTACAAGGGTCATGACAGAATCATAGCTGGACTCCAACAAGATACGCAACAGTGTATGGATGAAATTCAACGCTTCATAGATGCCAG atatGTATCTGCAACAGAAGCATGCTGGCGAATATTCCACTATGATCTACATGACAGATCTACATCTATACATAGACTAACTGTTCGTTCGCCAGGTAGAGAACGAGTGAGCTATCGTGAAGGCCATGCGACACAAGCTATTCAACGTTTGAAAGACACATTAACTGCTTGGTTCAAAGCCATTGATAAATTTCCTGAAGCAAAGCATACTCCATACCATAATTTTCCTGAACACTTTACTTGGAATGCAACTTCAAGCGAGTGGAAACCAAGAAAACAGAGGCATGCTATTGGCAGGCTATATCAAGCAAATCCTACAGAAGGGGAAAGGTTTTTCCTTTGA